From Gemmatimonadota bacterium:
TGCTTCTGGCAAAGGAGCTGGATCTGCCCGTGGTGATCCATGATCGGGACGCGCACGACGAGGTTCTGGAGGCGCTGGAGAGCCCGGACCTGGCCGGGCTTCGCGGCGTGCTCCACTGCTTCTCGGGGAGCCCCGCTCTCGCGGAGCGTGCGGTGGCTCTCGGGTTCCACATTTCGTTCACGGGATCGCTGACCTACGGCAAGGGCAAGGCGGATCGCGTGCTGCGTCGTGTCCCGGCGGAGCGTCTTCTGCTGGAGACGGATTCGCCGTACATGACGCCGGTGCCGCACCGGGGGAAGCGGAACGAACCCTCGTTCGTGCCGTTCGTGGCGGACACGCTGGCGGAGAAGCTGGCGATTCCCCGGGCTGAGGTCTGCCGCCTGACGGACGCGGCAGCGGCGCGGCTCTTCGGGTTTCCAGCGGATGCGGCCCATGACGCGTGACGAAGAGGGCCCGGCGGCGATTCTGGAGCGTCACGGCCTTGTCCCCCGGAAGCGATGGGGGCAAAACTTTCTCCACGACCGCGCCGTGGCGCAGCGAATCGTGGACGCGGCGGGGATCTCACCCGGGGACCGCGTGCTGGAGATCGGGCCGGGGCTTGGAGCGCTCACCGGGCCGCTTCTGGATGCGGGAGCGGTTGTCACGGCGGTGGAGCTGGACCGGGGGATTGCGGCCTGCCTCACGGATCGACTCGGCGGACACGAAGGCCTGGAGATCATCGTGGCGGATGTGCTTCGCGTGGACCCGGCCAGACTCCCGAACGATCCGGTTCGGCTGGTGGCCAATCTGCCCTACTCCATCACCGGCCCGATTCTGTCGATGATTCTCACCAGTCCGGATCGTTTCCATTCCGCCGTTCTGATGGTACAGAGAGAGGTCGCGCGACGACTGGTCGCCGGATCCGGAGGGCGGGAGATCGGCGCGCCCGCGGTGCTCCTGCGATTGCTGTATCGCGTGAAGAAGCAGTTCGATGTCGGAACAGGCGCGTTCTTCCCGGCGCCGGGGGTGGTCTCAACCGTTCTGTCGCTGGAGCGGATCGCGGGCAGTCGCCTGTCCCCGGCGGTGGCCGATGCCGTCAATCGCGCTTATCGTCAGCGGAGGAAGATGATCCGCAAGACGCTGAAGGACACGGTCGCCGCCGAAGGCGAGCTGGTGCGGCGGCTCCGAGGGCTGGGTCGCTCCGAAGAGGCGCGCCCCGAAGAGCTGGAACCGGAGGATTGGCCGGAACTCGTGGATTCCGGGCCGAAGGAGGAACGCGCGTGACTCGCGCCGGGTGGGTTCTGTTGGCGGTGGTGTGTGCGCTTCCGGCGTGCCCGGCCGCACCGGCCCACGCGGACTCCGCGGAGGGTTCGTCCGCGTCGGACACGACGAGCGCGGCTTCCGCAACGCCGGACTCCGCCGCGACCGCATCGAGGAAAATGGTCAGCGAGAGCGGTGCCGTCTCCGTGTTCGAGGAGTTGCAGCCCGGCGAAGGAATCGACGGATTCTGGTGGGAGTTCGACACCGAAGCGGAACTGGCGCGGCTCCTGAACGATGAACTAAAGGATGAGCGTCCGGATCCGCTCGTGGACGCCTTCGGATTTGAGCTGACGATCCCGGACACCATCCGCGCGCTCCGGGATTCGGTCACCGCGGTCGCGGACTCGATCCTTGCGGAGCGGATCCAGCTGGAGACACGGTTCATCCCCAAGTACTCGTCCCGGTACCGGGAGCGAAAGGACGACTTCACGCTGGAGCACGAGTTCGATGTCAACTACCCGCTCTCCGATCATGCCACGGTCAGCACTCGCCTGAAGAGCCAGAACAGCTTCAACGAGTCCACCGGGAAACTTCGCGATGATCGGTCCATCTCGTCCACATTCAGTTTTGTCTTCTCGGATGATCTGACCTCGTCGCTCAGCGTTCAGCGTTCCGACAACCGGCAGGAGAGAAACGCGGAACTGGAATCCGAAGGAAGCAACACCAGCGTCAACGGCCGCGGTCGCTTGTCGAGGGAGGTGCCGGTTCTCGGCAGCGTGGAAACTTCGGCGGGTTTGTCTGCGAGCGTGCGGGATTATGTCTCCCGGGGGACATCCGGATCGAACAGCGGAGTGTCTCCCAGTTGGGGAGCAAAGGTCACGCGGACATTCGAAGGCGGGCAACTGGCCGCCAACTACACCGGAGACATTGAGCGCGCGCGTTCCGAGCAGACGCGTATCGGTGAGACGGAACCGGAGACCACCGACGACGCCAACAGCGGGCACACCATGAATCTGGCGTTGAACTACACCCTCCGGCCCGGCTGGGCGTTGCGCATCATCAGCGACAACTCAACCCGGGAGCTTCAGTACCTGAGTGCCGTGGACTCTCTCGCCGGGTTGCAGGAGACGCGCCGAC
This genomic window contains:
- the rsmA gene encoding 16S rRNA (adenine(1518)-N(6)/adenine(1519)-N(6))-dimethyltransferase RsmA, whose amino-acid sequence is MTRDEEGPAAILERHGLVPRKRWGQNFLHDRAVAQRIVDAAGISPGDRVLEIGPGLGALTGPLLDAGAVVTAVELDRGIAACLTDRLGGHEGLEIIVADVLRVDPARLPNDPVRLVANLPYSITGPILSMILTSPDRFHSAVLMVQREVARRLVAGSGGREIGAPAVLLRLLYRVKKQFDVGTGAFFPAPGVVSTVLSLERIAGSRLSPAVADAVNRAYRQRRKMIRKTLKDTVAAEGELVRRLRGLGRSEEARPEELEPEDWPELVDSGPKEERA
- a CDS encoding TatD family hydrolase — translated: MIDSHCHLNLPDFAEDLEAVLARARDAGVHGMLVPGIGLEESRRAVSIAREHAEVRAAVGIHPHESLQWGDAARRELSELAREEKVVAVGEIGLDFFRDWSPRAAQRTAFREQLLLAKELDLPVVIHDRDAHDEVLEALESPDLAGLRGVLHCFSGSPALAERAVALGFHISFTGSLTYGKGKADRVLRRVPAERLLLETDSPYMTPVPHRGKRNEPSFVPFVADTLAEKLAIPRAEVCRLTDAAAARLFGFPADAAHDA